DNA sequence from the Pseudoduganella plicata genome:
CACTGACGCACCGCGACAATCCGGGAGGCGGTACCATATTCACTTTTACGCTGCCCGCCGCGGGCGCGTAGTTTTACCAACGGAGTTACCCGATGCTGCATATCGTCGATGATGAAGAAGTGGTGCGCGATTCGCTGTCGTGGCTGGCCTCGTCGCGCGCCATTCCCGCCACGACCTACGATTGCGGTGCGAAATTCCTGGCCTACGTGGAGGCGGGCCGCTTCGATCCGGCCGGCGACTGCGTGCTGCTGGACGTGCGCATGCCCGACATGAACGGCGTGGCCGTGTTCGACCAGCTGCATGCGCGCGGGCTGACGCAGCGCCTCCCCGTCATCTTCCTGACCGGCCACGGCGACGTGCCGATGGCGGTGGACACGCTCAAACGCGGCGCATTCGACTTCTTTGAAAAACCGTTCAACGACAACGACCTGATGGACCGCGTGCAGGAAGGCCTGGCGAAGTCGATGCACGCCAGCGCCAGCGCCGCCGTGCACGCACGCCTGGCCACGCTGTCCTCGCGCGAACGCGAGGTGCTGGACCTGATCCTGGCGGGGAAGATGAACAAGGTCGTCGCCGACGAACTGGGGATCAGCATGCGCACGGTGGAAGTGCATCGCGCGCACATCTTCGACAAGATGCAGGTCAAGACGGCCGTGGAGCTGGCCGGCCTGCTGAAGTAAGCGCATGGCCCTCTCGTCGAGCTTCGTCATCGACATGACGCTGCGGCGCGAGATCGTGCCGGACCCGGACGCCTACCCGTTCAACCTGCCCGCCGTGCGGCACCTGAAGGTGCTGACGTTCCACCCGGCCGTCACGTTCATCGTCGGCGAAAACGGCAGTGGCAAGTCGACGCTGCTGGAAGCGATTGCCGTGAGCCTCGGTTTCAATGCCGAAGGCGGTACCCGCAACTTTAATTTCGGCACGCGGCCTTCCCACTCCGTGCTGCATGAGTACATCCGCATCGCCAAGGGCTTCCGGCGTCCGCAGGACGGTTTCTTCCTGCGGGCCGAAAGCTTCTTCAATGTCGCCACCGAGATCGAGAACCGCGATGTCGGCGGCTCGTACGGCGGCGTCTCGCTGCACGAGCAGTCGCACGGCGAATCGTTCATGGCCCTGCTGACGCACCGCTTCCGCGCCAGGAGCCTGTATGTGCTGGACGAGCCGGAAGCGGCCCTGTCGCCGCAACGCCAATTGGCTGCGCTGGCACGCATCCACCAGCTGGTGAAGCAAGGCTGCCAGTTCATCATCGCCACGCATTCGCCCATCCTGATGGCCTACCCGGATGCGAAAATCTATACCTGCATGACCGACGGCCTGCGCCGCACCGATTACGAAGACACGGAACATTACCAGGTCACGCGGGCTTTCCTCGCCAATCCGCAGCGGATGCTGGATGTGCTGCTGGCCGAGGAGGATGAGCCTCACCGCAGCGATCCATGACGCTATCCTCCAGCTTTGCCATCGACGTGACGCTGCGGCGCGACAGCGTGCCCGATTTCGACCGCTATCCGTTCCACCTGCCAGTCGTGCGGCACCTGCAGGTGCTGACATTCCACCCGGCCGTCACGTTCATCGTCGGCGAAAACGGCAGTGGCAAATCGACGCTGCTGGAAGCCATCGCGGTGGCCCTCGGCTTCAATGCCGAAGGCGGCAGCCGCAATTTCAATTTCGGCACGCGGGCATCGCACTCCGTGCTGCACGAATACATTCAGGTCGCCAGGGGATTCCGGCGCCCGCGCGACGGCTATTTCCTGCGCGCGGAGAGTTTCTTCAACGTGGCCACCAACATCGAAGCGCTCGACGAAGAGCCGCAAGGCGGCCCACCCGTCATCAGCTACCACGGCGGGCGCTCGCTGCACGAGCAGTCGCACGGAGAATCGTTCATGGCCCTGCTCACGCACCGTTTCGGCCCCAAGGGTCTGTATGTGATGGACGAACCGGAAGCGGCGCTGTCGCCGCAGCGCCAGCTGGCCGTGCTGGCGCGCATCCACCAGCTGGTGAAACAGGGCTCGCAATTCATCATCGCCACGCATTCGCCCATCCTGATGGCCTATCCGGACGCGAAAATCTACTCCTGCACGGCCGACGGCCTGCGCCGCACCGACTACGAGGATACGGAACACTACCAGGTCATGCGCGATTTCCTGGCCAATCCGCAGCGGATGCTCGAGGTGCTGCTGGCCGACGGCAAACAGGACAGCGGCTGAAACCGCCCCCCTGTTTATGAGGCAATCTTTCCAAAACGGGGACAGTCCCAAATGCCGTTAAGTTAAGTTGTTGAAATTGTGGTGGCACGGCCCGCGCGAAAACAGGATAAGTTAACGGCATTCGGGACAGCCCCCGTTTTTTGGAAATAGTCCTGCTGTGGTTTGACCGCTTTGCCGGCGTGGCGAAAATGTGACGGCGCAATTGATTCTTTCTGAAAC
Encoded proteins:
- a CDS encoding AAA family ATPase, giving the protein MALSSSFVIDMTLRREIVPDPDAYPFNLPAVRHLKVLTFHPAVTFIVGENGSGKSTLLEAIAVSLGFNAEGGTRNFNFGTRPSHSVLHEYIRIAKGFRRPQDGFFLRAESFFNVATEIENRDVGGSYGGVSLHEQSHGESFMALLTHRFRARSLYVLDEPEAALSPQRQLAALARIHQLVKQGCQFIIATHSPILMAYPDAKIYTCMTDGLRRTDYEDTEHYQVTRAFLANPQRMLDVLLAEEDEPHRSDP
- a CDS encoding response regulator transcription factor — translated: MLHIVDDEEVVRDSLSWLASSRAIPATTYDCGAKFLAYVEAGRFDPAGDCVLLDVRMPDMNGVAVFDQLHARGLTQRLPVIFLTGHGDVPMAVDTLKRGAFDFFEKPFNDNDLMDRVQEGLAKSMHASASAAVHARLATLSSREREVLDLILAGKMNKVVADELGISMRTVEVHRAHIFDKMQVKTAVELAGLLK
- a CDS encoding AAA family ATPase produces the protein MTLSSSFAIDVTLRRDSVPDFDRYPFHLPVVRHLQVLTFHPAVTFIVGENGSGKSTLLEAIAVALGFNAEGGSRNFNFGTRASHSVLHEYIQVARGFRRPRDGYFLRAESFFNVATNIEALDEEPQGGPPVISYHGGRSLHEQSHGESFMALLTHRFGPKGLYVMDEPEAALSPQRQLAVLARIHQLVKQGSQFIIATHSPILMAYPDAKIYSCTADGLRRTDYEDTEHYQVMRDFLANPQRMLEVLLADGKQDSG